A single window of Cheilinus undulatus linkage group 12, ASM1832078v1, whole genome shotgun sequence DNA harbors:
- the LOC121518396 gene encoding leucine-rich repeat neuronal protein 4 has protein sequence MASCRNLPLFVICLLLIRGSAPLPTMTDENQFKDLPPPDYYDNDEISTTAPPKAVPASPKTLQKCDYNPCLDGQLPCDYLSATTGCLCQGVTLFNVAPLAPDLKSVSWNGSEVVIRWCAPYSYVTAYIVTVGGEHKQEFGKDQRSGGLGDLENVAKVCVVAMNDAGPSKESCMMYQPEDTSLPLKAGLIGGALGFLLLLLLAVLLLRHRRQRKQEAGISMHNTAETTQ, from the coding sequence ATGGCTTCCTGCAGGAACCTTCCTCTCTTCGTGATCTGTCTGCTTCTCATCAGAGGTTCTGCTCCTCTGCCAACAATGACAGACGAGAATCAATTTAAGGACCTTCCCCCACCAGATTACTATGATAATGATGAAATCTCCACTACGGCACCTCCTAAAGCTGTCCCTGCATCACCTAAAACGCTTCAGAAATGTGACTATAACCCTTGCCTGGACGGTCAGCTCCCCTGCGATTATCTATCGGCCACTACTGGATGTTTATGTCAAGGGGTCACTCTGTTTAACGTGGCCCCGCTGGCCCCTGACCTAAAGTCAGTCTCCTGGAACGGCTCCGAGGTGGTCATCAGGTGGTGTGCACCTTATTCATATGTCACAGCGTATATCGTGACGGTCGGGGGAGAACACAAGCAGGAGTTTGGGAAGGACCAGAGAAGCGGTGGGTTGGGCGACTTGGAAAACGTCGCAAAGGTGTGTGTGGTCGCCATGAATGACGCAGGACCCAGCAAGGAGTCCTGCATGATGTACCAACCCGAGGACACCAGTCTACCTCTAAAAGCAGGACTCATAGGAGGAGCTCTAGGATTCCTGCTGCTCCTCCTATTGGCTGTGCTGCTCTTGAGGCACAGGAGGCAGAGGAAACAGGAGGCCGGCATCTCCATGCACAATACGGCAGAGACAACGCAGTGA
- the si:ch1073-224n8.1 gene encoding zinc finger and BTB domain-containing protein 17, translating into MTSRRTGYAGSMESSPSNGGSSSVHSGNRKQNIINIPDRTGAESCYDRKADKSGYGASQGSMTVTSLKSRLAPTIQTAMSAAVDTLLGEVVLVLNETQQELLHKEQENERLKVRLEVSERELKTLQECLCSAQKLIDQLQISYTGTQTINQSVFAPSLSSMASMTSGLERDHQSSRNVNGAGVDLGLGGSVDESLHGFEPRDDYKMCQLSIQPDGSVTNHALDFDSNAAHMCSDSSRPDERQSQGPGGASRFEIKEEQGPSSGPAQSSRKDPGLRGDNRVGDEERSSHSMGDLGYVQVGGEGGSQRSFTQPLRHQRPVRDCSTDLQHGGLDGQKQLVRTSVGGRGDGVSPGRAEDSAGPSVPDTAGEPSGDRPHHCLECGKTFRLISSLKKHIRIHTGEKPYPCGVCGRRFRESGALKTHLRIHTGEKPYSCSECGNCFRHLDGLRKHRRTHTGEKPYVCAICGKRLSRLQHLKHHQLIHTGERPCCCPFCNRSFKEPAALRKHIRTHREGGHMGIGASDDTDPDAMDDINNLHPAAPSPQMRFGEWGAEEDDSSVVDCV; encoded by the exons atgacttcCAGGAGGACAGGCTATGCTGGCAGCATGGAGTCCTCTCCATCAAACGGCGGTAGCAGCTCAGTCCACAGTGGGAACCGTAAACAGAATATTATAAACATTCCCGACAGGACTGGAGCAGAGTCCTGTTATGATAGGAAAGCAGACAAATCAGGATACGGAGCCTCACAGGGCAGCATGACTGTCACATCTCTGAAATCACGGCTCGCCCCGACCATTCAGACTGCCATGTCCGCTGCTGTGGATACTCTCCTGGGTGAAGTCGTGTTAGTCCTCAATGAGACACAACAAGAACTGTTACACAAGGaacaagaaaatgaaagacTGAAGGTTCGCCTGGAGGTCTCAGAGAGGGAGCTGAAGACTTTACAGGAGTGTCTGTGTAGTGCTCAGAAGCTCATAGATCAGCTTCAGATCTCATACACAGGCACTCAGACTATCAATCAGTCAGTCTTCGCCCCTTCACTGTCTTCCATGGCTTCAATGACCTCAGGTTTGGAGCGGGACCACCAGAGTTCACGAAATGTAAATGGAGCAGGTGTTGACTTGGGTCTTGGTGGATCTGTGGATGAATCGCTTCACGGGTTTGAGCCGAGAGATGACTACAAAATGTGCCAGCTCTCAATACAACCGGATGGCTCTGTGACTAACCATGCTCTGGACTTTGATTCCAATGCAGCCCACATGTGCTCAGATTCCAGCAGACCAG ATGAGCGTCAGTCTCAGGGACCAGGTGGAGCATCCAGGTTTGAAATCAAGGAGGAGCAGGGGCCGTCTTCAGGCCCTGCACAGTCGAGCAGGAAGGATCCTGGCTTACGTGGTGATAACAGAGTTGGGGATGAAGAGCGATCATCCCACAGCATGGGTGACCTCGGCTATGTTCAAGTTGGAGGGGAGGGAGGTTCCCAGCGTTCCTTTACTCAACCTCTGCGTCACCAAAGACCTGTGCGAGACTGCAGCACTGACCTGCAGCATGGTGGACTTGATGGACAGAAACAGTTGGTGAGGACTTCTGTAGGTGGAAGAGGAGACGGTGTTTCACCAGGCAGAGCAGAGGACTCAGCAGGACCTTCAGTCCCCGACACAGCAGGGGAGCCCTCTGGAGATCGGCCCCACCACTGCTTAGAATGCGGAAAAACTTTCCGTTTAATCTCCAGTTTAAAGAAGCACATTCGCATCCACACAGGAGAAAAGCCGTACCCTTGTGGAGTCTGCGGCCGTCGCTTCCGTGAGTCAGGGGCGCTCAAAACCCACCTGCGCAtccacacaggtgagaagccttacTCCTGCTCTGAGTGTGGAAACTGCTTCCGACACTTGGACGGTTTGCGCAAACACAGGCGCAcgcacactggagagaaaccctaCGTGTGTGCTATCTGTGGGAAGCGCCTGAGCCGCCTGCAGCACCTCAAGCACCACCAGCTCATCCACACTGGAGAGAGGCCATGCTGCTGCCCCTTCTGCAACCGCAGCTTCAAAGAGCCAGCAGCTCTGCGGAAACACATCCGCACACACCGCGAAGGAGGCCACATGGGGATAGGGGCCAGCGATGACACGGACCCAGACGCCATGGACGACATAAACAACCTCCATCCAGCAGCGCCGTCCCCTCAGATGAGGTTTGGGGAGTGGGGAGCTGAGGAGGATGACAGCTCTGTTGTGGACTGTGTTTAG